One Equus quagga isolate Etosha38 chromosome 5, UCLA_HA_Equagga_1.0, whole genome shotgun sequence genomic window carries:
- the PEX13 gene encoding peroxisome biogenesis factor 13 → MASQPPPPPKPWETRRIPGAGPGPGPGPTFQSADLGPTLLTRPGQPTLTRVPPPILPRPSQQTGSSSVNTFRPAYSSFSSGYGAYGNSFYGSYSPYSYGYNGLGYNRLRVDDLPPSRFVQQAEESSRGAFQSIESIVHAFASVSMMMDATFSAVYNSFRAVLDVANHFSRLKIHFTKVFSAFALVRTIRYLYRRLQRMIGLRGGSENEDLWAESEGTVACLGAEDRAANSAKSWPIFLFFAVILGGPYLIWKLLSTHTDEVTDNTNWASGEDDHVVARAEYDFTAASEEEISFRAGDMLHLALKEQQPKVRGWLLASLDGQTTGLIPANYVKILGKRRGRKTVESSKIPKQQQSFTNTTLIKGATAADSLDEQEAAFESVFVETCKVPVAPDSTGKSGDKQDL, encoded by the exons ATGGCATCccagccgccgccgcccccgAAACCCTGGGAGACCCGCCGAATTCCGGGGGCTGGTCCGGGACCAGGACCCGGCCCCACTTTCCA ATCTGCTGATTTGGGTCCTACTTTATTGACAAGACCTGGACAACCAACGCTTACCAGAGTGCCGCCACCTATTCTTCCAAGGCCATCACAGCAGACAGGAAGCAGCAGTGTGAACACTTTTAGACCTGCTTACAGTTCATTTTCTTCTGGATATGGTGCCTATGGAAATTCATTTTATGGAAGCTATAGCCCTTATAGTTATGGGTATAATGGGTTGGGCTATAACCGCCTCCGTGTGGATGATCTTCCACCTAGTAGATTTGTTCAGCAAGCTGAAGAAAGCAGCAGAGGTGCATTTCAGTCCATTGAAAGTATTGTGCATGCATTTGCCTCTGTCAGTATGATGATGGATGCTACCTTTTCAGCTGTCTATAACAGTTTCAGGGCTGTATTGGATGTAGCAAATCACTTTTCCCGATTAAAAATACACTTCACAaaggtcttttcagcttttgcaTTAGTTAGGACTATAAGGTATCTTTATAGACGGTTACAGCGAATGATAGGTTTAAGAGGAGGCTCTGAGAATGAGGACTTATGGGCAGAAAGTGAAGGAACTGTGGCTTGCCTTGGTGCCGAGGACAGAGCAGCTAATTCAGCAAAATCTTGGCCAATATTCTTATTCTTTGCTGTAATCCTTGGTGGTCCTTATCTCATCTGGAAACTGCTGTCTACCCACACTGATGAAGTAACAG ACAACACCAACTGGGCAAGTGGTGAGGATGACCATGTAGTTGCTAGAGCAGAATATGATTTTACTGCTGCATCTGAAGAAGAAATTTCTTTCCGTGCTGGTGATATGCTACATTTAGCTCTCAAAG AACAGCAACCCAAAGTGCGTGGTTGGCTTCTGGCTAGTCTTGATGGTCAAACAACAGGACTTATACCTGCTAATTATGTCAAAATTCTTGGTAAAAGAAGAGGTAGAAAAACAGTGGAATCCAGTAAAATTCCCAAGCAGCAACAATCTTTTACCAACACAACACTAATTAAAGGAGCCACGGCCGCTGATTCTTTGGATGAACAGGAAGCTGCCTTTGAATCTGTTTTTGTTGAAACTTGTAAGGTTCCAGTTGCACCTGATTCCACTGGGAAAAGTGGCGATAAACAAGATCTTTGA